A window from Primulina eburnea isolate SZY01 chromosome 2, ASM2296580v1, whole genome shotgun sequence encodes these proteins:
- the LOC140824245 gene encoding uncharacterized protein — protein sequence MKGVMRFGKKGKLSPRFITPFEILERVGTLAYIVQLPPNLAGVHNMFHVSMLRKYMSNPLHVLNYEPLQLTPHLSFEEKPTQILDRQEKRLRNKVVQMVKVKWLNHSEEEATWETETEMRSRYPELFDTF from the coding sequence ATGAAaggtgtgatgaggtttgggaagaaaggaaagctcagcccTAGATTCATCACGCCATTCGAGATCCTagagagagttgggacacttgCATACATAGTTCAATTACCTCCGAATCTGGCGGGAGTTCATAATatgttccacgtctccatgctgcggaagtacatgtcgaatcctttACATGTGCTTAACTATGAGCCACTGCAGCTGACACCGCACCTATCATTCGAGGAGAAACCCACTCAGAtactagacagacaggagaaaagGCTCCGGAACAAGGTGGTCcaaatggtcaaggtcaagtggttgAATCATTCCGAAGAAgaggctacttgggaaaccgagaccGAGATGAGAAGTCGATACCCGGAGTTATTCGATACGTtctaa